The genomic stretch CAattatttgtttgatcagcttaagggtgccaaagtgttttcgaagattgatttgagatctggctactattagttgaggattagggcatccgatgtccctaagacaacttttcgcacttcgtacaggcattatgagttcttagtgatgttgTTTAGGTTGaaaaatgccccaacaactttcatggatttgatgaatcgagtattcaagccttatttggattccttcttgattgtcttcattgatgatattttgatctattctcgcagccgggaggagcatgagcagcatcttcgagtcgttctccaGACTCTAAGGgacagtcagttatatgctaagttttcgaaatgtgagttttggttgagtttagttgcattcttgggtcaagTTGTATCATCAGAGGGTATTCagatggatcctaagaagattgcggcagtcaaggactggcgtagacccacatcagctgcagagatccggagtttcttgggtttggcaggctattaccgtcagtttgtggaggggttttcatctattgcagctcTAATGACtaagttgacctagaagggtgcccaattcaggttgtcggacgagtgtgaggtgagctttcagaagctcaagaaagcTTTTACTATGGTGTTGGTGTTGGTATTACCTataggtttagggccatatacagtatattgtgatgcatgtcgtattggacttggtgcggtattgatgtagaatggaaaggttattgcatatgcttcgcgacagtttaAGAtctacgagaagaattatccagtttatgatttggagttagcagccattgttcacgtgctgaagatttagaggcattatttatatggcatgtcatgtgaggtgttcacggatcacaagagttttcaatatttgttcaagcaaaaggagctcaatttgaagtagatgaggtggttggatctattgaaagactatgatattaccaacttgtgtcatccggggaaggcgaatgtagtggccgatgctttgagtaggaattcagccagtatgggcagtcttgcgaatattccggtcggtgagagaccactttctttggatgttcaggctttagccaatcagttcgtgaggttggatatttttgagcccagccgtgtgctagcttgcacaattgctcgttcttcattatttgagcgtatcagagatcggcagtatgatgatccttattttaTTGTTCTTAGGGACATAGTGCGGCACTAAGGTGCCAATCAGGTTATAGTCGGAGATGATGGAATTTTGAAGATGCATGGTCgcatttgtgtgcctaatatggatagacttcgtgagttgatcctagaggaggcccatagttcccggtattctattcatccgggtgctgctaagatgtatcaggatttgcggcagcattattagtggaggagaatgaagaaggacattgttgcctatgtagcttggtatttgaattgtcagcaggtaatgTACGAGCATCAGatacctggtggtttgtttcagaggattgatatttcctgagtggaagtgggagcgtatcactatggacttcattgttggactcccacgaactcagaggaagttcaacacagtgtgggttattgttgataggctgactaagttagcgcatttcattctggtggcagtttcctattcttttgagcggttggcagagatttatattcggaagattgttcgtcttcatagtgTGTCCGTTTCTATTATTTCtgaccaaggtacgcagtttacctcgcatttcttgaaggcagttcagcgtgagttgggtactcgggttgagttgagtacaatatttcatcctcaaacggacggacaatccgaacgtactattcagattttggaggatatgctccgagcatgtgttgtTGACTTTCCAGGTTCGTGGGATTGGTTCTTGccattagtagagtttgcctacaacaatagttaccagccgagcatctagatggctccctatgaggcattctATTTTAGGCAGTGTCGGTCATccattggatggtttgagccgggagaggctcggttgttgggtacaggtctagtacaggatgccttggataaagttaagatcatacaggATAGGTtttgtatagctcagtccaggcaaaagagttacgcCGACTGTAAGGTTcgcgatgtggcattcatggtcgtaGAGGGAGTGTTGCTTTGGGTAtccccatgaagggcgtgatgagatttgggaagaaggacaagctaagccctaggttcattggtccttttaagattcttgatcgagtgggagaacTTGCGTTGTCGCCGAGTTTATCATATGTGCACCAAGTGTTTCATTTGTTCAttcttcggaagtatcacgacgatccatcccacgtgttagacttcagcactgttcagttggacaaggacttgacctatgaggaggagccagtggctattctagaccggcatgttcgtcagttgagatcgaagaattttcCTTCAGTTCGTGTGCAGTGGGGAGGTCAGCATGTTGAGGCAGcaacttgggagtccgagtttgATATGCGGAgttgttatcctcatcttttcaccgactcaagtacttttctatgtccgttcgaggacgagcaGTTGTTTAGAGGTCAGCATGTTGAGGcagcaacctgggagtccgagtttggtatgcggagctgttatcctcatcttttcaccgactcaagtacttttctatgttcgttcgaggacgagcagttatttagaggtagagaatgtgatgaccctaaaggtcatctcttgttttagaagttaaaattgcattccgaggccttgaaaTCCTCTTTTTTTTCTCACCTCCaattgcatgcgcagtccgggcgtattTCCGGAAAGATTTTATgttaaatttaagaaaaataataaaattggcCTTTGAaattggttaaagttgactttggtcaatattcttgGAAAATGGACCTCGACCCGTGATTGGACGGTCCCGTAGGGcctgtagtaaaatatgggacttggtcgtatgcccagaatcgaattccgaggtcccaagcctgaaaaaagatttttttaaagaaaaatatttgctggaaaatataaaggcttttagaagtgaattgatgcatattcttgatggtatcgggcatgTATATTGGTTTCGGAGCCCGTACAAGTTTagaataataattaagttgaatctgtgaaatttggaaagaatcagaattggtttggtataaaacggacctatatttgagaaaatggaaatttcaatgttcttggggtaatttcatgaatttgaggtttaattcatagttgttgatgttattttgatgttttgatcgcatgagcaggtccatatgatgtttttagacttgcgtgcatgattggtttggagccccgagggctcgggtgagttttggatagggcgtggagtgaatttggacttagcaAAATTGCTGGTATGTTGTAGCTATGTAGCAGGCCATTGGtctcgcaattgtgagatcaggcttcgcaaatgcaaagttcTCATGCTTGGGATATGCGACCCAGGCGTCGCAATTTCGAACCAAGCCTAGGCAGGACATTCTTGCAAATGCGACaatttggtcgcaaatgcgaaagagtcaggagtcgcaaatgcgacatatcctTCGCAAATGGGAAGGTAGAAGACTTTTGAAGGGTTCGCAatctgttcgcaattgcgataactgcaCCTTCTAAATGAGATTTCAGACgggattttcttcatttttccaacactcttaaaccctaaacttccTTAAGCGATTTTCAAAggcacaaacttctccaaatcattagtaagtaatttctaacttatttttttcaatctataatatctttttacatgatttcacttcaaaataaatagtttttcatggaaaattgggtgttttcgggtagaagttaggattttcaaattttggggatttggacctcgatttgaggtccgatttcaaaactaattacatatttgggtttGTGAGTGAATGGATGatcaggttttggttcaaactttgggttttgaccaagtgggcccggggtcaatttttgactttttggggaaaacaatgggaaacctatttttatgcattagaattggtttatttagcatttattgatatcgttaagtaaattgtgattagatacaagcaaattggaAGTGGAACTGAGAGTTAAAGTGGTAGTTGAAGCTTAATCTTATCTGTGGattcgagataagtgtttggcctaaccttagcttgagagaataggagttgtggtctatttgctatgtgtttgtatcgagtacgatgtataggtatggtgatgagtatctatgcgttggtgtcgagcatgcccgtgagtcttaaatcaTGATTGTTATGACTTTATTAATATGTATCGATCATGCTCAATTTGATGATTATTAATGTTGAACAAAGCTTGTGGAAGTTTTGTGGTAATTGCTTATTGCATTCTTGTGAAGTGATTGTTGAAAATGAGATTGGTtattgctgggatgttattgttgatattgttgtttcccttgccgggacgtattatttctattgtttgggtgaggaatagTATAAAGcatgaatggtgatgtcgtgcatgatattataaatgagtgtaatacacgaagggtgatgtcgtgccgatattatcagtgttaatgcatgaaggataaTGACGTGCtatgatttgagagttaatgcacgaagggtgatgtcgtgtcgataTTGTGAGgtttaatgcacgaagggtgatatcgtgctatgattatgtgaggtaaagcacgaagggtgatgttatgTCATTCTATTACttcatatggtgaggatgagagtaaaagcacgaagggtgatgtcgtgaacGTGTTACCGTTTTATTATTTTGTTGATTTagatatgatgttcattatgctCTTTTATTGATGCTCCCTTATTGGCTTAGTGTTAGAATCTGATatcccccgcagcatgtccccttccAACCTTATTCTGTTGATTCCTGTTATTATGTTTCTTTTGTATATGATCTATCTGCATAGGTATATGTGATTGTCGTGTCCTAACCGTgtcactatttcgccgaggttaggctcgatacttacttAGTACATGGGGTTagttgtactaatactacactctgcactctttgtgcagatttcggtaccgAACCCGGTAAGTAGCTGAGGtagttgccttcagtccagggagaccaaggtagatctgctggcgtctgCAGAGCCTAAAGTCCCCCTTCCCTGTTTAGCTTTCTactgtcttttttttttcgagaatagttgtactttcttttcagacCAGTATTTGTAGTAACTCGTAGATATTCGTGAAGTTGTAACACATAATCCATGGGTAGATTTGTATTAGTTTATTGGATTATGTTATAACTCTTCCGCATTTATCAACTGTTTAACTTTAGTTTCTATTTATAACTGTTTGGGAATGATTGTTACTATGTGGAACcataatagttggcttgcctagctttcatgagtaggcgctatcacgactcccgaggatcggaaattcgggtcgtgacaagttggtatcagagctctaggttgcttaggtttcacaattcacgaacaagctaggtagagtctgagggaccGGCACGGAGACGTGTatgcttatcccctagaggctataaagtttaagaaaatttcacatttattcttctctgtcgtgcgatttgacttctcaatgctaattgaacttctactatgttcttttgTAGATGGCGAGAAGACGTGTTTCTTTATCCACTAAttagtagcccgagcccccagtggcagctccttTGCGGGGCAGAGGACGAGGCCAAGGTCGTACTATAGGCCGAGGCAGGGgtagggctcagcctagagcagcaacACCAACGACGGAGCCTCGGGTAGAGTTTGAGGAGGAGGCTCCAGCCCACACCGTTCCAGCAGAGCCAGCTCAGGTTCccgaggggttcatcgctaccacGGTACTCAGGGATGCTTTGAtctatctagtgggccttatggagagtgtcgctcATGTAGGCttacttcctatagcaccagccgtcgCCCATACttggggaggagcacaaactcttGCTACCTACACTCCGAAGCAGATGGTTCCCCAGTTTCAAACATTAGCAGCTTAGCTAGTTGGGttagttcagccgggtgttgtgtcttagaccggtgatggagcaactatgtctgttgatgctttgtggaggttggacaggttcaccaagttcTTCACTACTATTTATGGTAGTACATCTTCAAAGGATCCCAGGACTATttggatagttgtcacgaggttctttggaacatggggatagtggagaccaatggagtAGACTATGTTGCTTTTCGTCTATCGGGTtctaccaagacttggtggagagatttctATTTGGCTAGACTAGCCGGGTCACCGGTTTTGATTTGgaatcagttctctcagctatttctggagaagtttctacctatcactcagagagagagagagagagagagctatcggaggcagtttgagcgcctctagcagggttctatgaccgttactcagtaCAACACCAAATTCATTTTtgtggcccgtcatgctcttattatacttcttaccgagagagatagagagagagagagagagagagaggaggttcattgatggactcgctcagcctattagattgcaaatggctaaggagacagggagcaagatttcttttcaggatacggccaatgtggctaggagagttgagatggttctatcacatgGGAGTGGAGAGGGGTCTAACAAGATGCCTCGTCATTCGggaaggttcagtggtgcctcatctggaggcagggatttaTTTAGTAGGGGACATTCTCCCATGCCGTGTCATTAgcccttcaggtttctcacggtgctccaggtggtcgtggttcccacatgcagtattctgatcaattccctatagtgcaccactagctcctattaGTGAACCTCCACTTAGAGTTTTCAGAGTAGTTActcaggccgtcagggtcagtagtcttagcagccgagggcttgttacacttgtggatacgaggcatattgctagattttgccctcgagtgCCGAGCAGTATTCAGCATcaaggttcccgtgccatggtttaggcaccgagtgttccaccacccgtacagccagctagaggtaggggtcgaggTGGTAGAGGTGGAgatcaggcagctagaggtggaggctagccagcaggaggccatccttgggatgtagttcagagtggtggggcctagcctcGATGTTATGCTATCCTATCCAGACCTAAGATCGAGGCCTCCGACGCAGTTATCACATGCACGGTTTCGGtatgtagcagagatgcttcaattttatttgatcTGAGGTCTACATATTCctacgtgtcatcttatttttccccttatctggttgtgcctcgtgattctttgagtgcacatgtatatgtgtctataccggtgggtgattctattattgtagatcaagTCTATCactcgtgtgtggttattattaggggtcttgagacccgtgtagatctcttactcctcgatatggtagacttcgatgtacttttagggatggactggttatcccttTATCATGTtgtattggactgtcatgccaaaaccgtgaccttagccttgctaggTTTTccacgattagagtggagagggactcccaGTCATTCTGTCAGTAAGGTTGTTTCTTATATaaaggctcagtgtatggttgaaaAGGGGTGATTGGCTTATTTAgcgtatgttcatgattctagtgctgaggttccttctatggattcttttcccattttttgtgagtttccagaggtattccCTTCAAACCTGCAGGGGATGCTAcatgatagggatattgacttttgcattaacttggctctgggcactcagcccatttctatcccgccatatcgtatggccccgctagagttgaaagaattgaaagaacagttgcaagacctgcttgataaaggctttattagacctagtgtctcaccttggggtgcgccagttttgtttgttaagaagaaggacagatcaaaacggatgtgcatagactatcggcagttgaacaaggtcacgatcaagaataagtatccattgccgaggatcgatgatttgtttgatcagcttcaaggtgctaaagtgttttcaaagattgatttgagatctggctaccattagttgaggattaggccATCTGATGTCCATAAGACAGCTTttcacactcggtacgggcattatgagttcttagtgatgtcatttgggttgacaaatgccccaaaaa from Nicotiana sylvestris chromosome 12, ASM39365v2, whole genome shotgun sequence encodes the following:
- the LOC138884066 gene encoding uncharacterized mitochondrial protein AtMg00860-like, which gives rise to MYVKVLIVQFLNSFASLNALNPAGQFFKFLGQVPDKQILFIRLSREEHEQHLRVVLQTLRDSQLYAKFSKCEFWLSLVAFLGQVVSSEGIQMDPKKIAAVKDWRRPTSAAEIRSFLGLAGYYRQFVEGFSSIAALMTKLT